One region of Malania oleifera isolate guangnan ecotype guangnan chromosome 6, ASM2987363v1, whole genome shotgun sequence genomic DNA includes:
- the LOC131158743 gene encoding uncharacterized protein LOC131158743 — protein sequence MSAILDSYELLVTTQGMDLEPIGTPDPTNPKVIIPLDVALIKVWKMRNADALCAIVTSVSDSVLMLIQYTSKAVDAWNGLKNQYETRNQTRIQNLESQLAAEKLYNGELAEVFITRIKNLCDQMVAVGIAKTNEELGRRCIRVSPSKYDSLIKGKDNNVEKKKGKNKKKFSCTCNYCNKKGHTTKDYRKRIHDEKNGTLKPTWNVRQWSFATHDQQKDWHGSLKPLHEPINVIVGNNAKCLVEGIGSIFLKITNGQGKNLSNFLYVPQIKRNLLSVVAITDRDYEVRFMKTKVEIINSNDSIVGEGI from the exons ATGAGTGCTATTCTGGATTCATATGAACTACTTGTCACAACTCAAGGTATGGATCTAGAACCGATTGGCACGCCTGATCCCACCAATCCTAAGGTTATCATCCCTCTAGATGTTGCCCTTATCAAAGTATGGAAGATGCGGAATGCAGATGCACTTTGTGCTATTGTCACAAGTGTATCTGATTCTGTACTTATGTTGATCCAGTATACATCCAAGGCTGTAGATGCTTGGAATGGTCTAAAGAATCAATATGAAACAAGGAACCAGACACGCATTCAAAATTTGGAGAGTCAACTTGCTGCAGAAAAGCTATATAACGGAGAATTGGCAGAAGTATTCATCACCAGAATAAAAAATCTGTGTGATCAGATGGTAGCAGTGGGCATAGCAAAGACTAATGAGGAGTTAGGTCGAAGATGTATTCGAGTGTCGCCATCAAAATATGACAGTCTG ATTAAAGGCAAGgacaataatgttgaaaagaagaagggaaagaacaagaagaagtTTTCTTGTACGTGCAACTACTGCAACAAAAAGGGGCATACAACCAAGGATTATAGAAAACGTATCCACGATGAAAAGAACGGCACATTGAAGCCTACGTGGAATGTTAGACAG TGGAGCTTCGCGACACATGACCAGCAAAAGGACTGGCATGGTTCCCTTAAGCCTCTACATGAACCTATAAATGTGATTGTCGGAAATAATGCAAAGTGTCTAGTAGAGGGCATTGGATCCATTTTCTTGAAAATCACGAATGGCCAAGGTAAAAATCTTTCAAATTTCCTTTATGTTCCTCAAATTAAGAGGAATCTTTTATCTGTGGTTGCTATCACTGACCGTGACTATGAAGTACGATTTATGAAAACAAAGGTTGAGATCATTAATAGCAATGACAGCATTGTGGGCGAAGGTATTTGA
- the LOC131157253 gene encoding axial regulator YABBY 5, with amino-acid sequence MSSCSLDVSSEQLCYIPCNFCNIVLAVSVPCSSLFDIVTVRCGHCTNLWSVNMAAAFHSVSSWPQQQLQPLPDHHHHHHHLQTPNYTTSSPDYRIDSAGSSSKCNKKIPMQATAGTSATEERIVNRPPEKRQRVPSAYNQFIKEEIQRIKANNPDISHREAFSTAAKNWAHFPHIHFGLMLETNNQSKLDEGSTEKHLLPRAAVFNK; translated from the exons ATGTCCAGCTGCAGCCTCGATGTGTCCTCTGAGCAACTCTGCTACATCCCTTGCAACTTCTGCAATATCGTTCTTGCG GTGAGTGTTCCATGCAGCAGCCTGTTTGACATAGTGACCGTCCGATGCGGGCACTGCACCAATCTATGGTCAGTGAACATGGCTGCCGCCTTTCACTCCGTCTCATCATGGCCTCAACAACAACTACAACCACTACCAGACcatcatcaccatcaccatcacctTCAG actCCCAACTACACCACCTCATCACCAGATTACAGGATTGACTCAGCTGGCTCCTCTTCCAAATGCAACAAAAAAATTCCAATGCAAGCCACAGCTGGCACGAGTGCCACCGAAGAACGGATTGTGAATCGAC CTCCTGAGAAGAGGCAGCGCGTACCTTCTGCATATAATCAGTTCATAAA AGAGGAGATCCAGAGGATCAAAGCCAATAATCCTGATATTAGCCACAGAGAAGCATTCAGCACTGCTGCCAAAAAT TGGGCTCATTTCCCCCATATTCATTTCGGGCTAATGTTGGAGACCAACAATCAATCCAAGCTGGATGAG gGCTCTACAGAGAAGCATTTACTTCCAAGGGCTGCAgtattcaacaaataa